The Prochlorococcus marinus XMU1419 nucleotide sequence CTCGATTTGTCATGCATGTGGAATGCCAGTTTCAATTCAAGATCAAGAAAGAAAAGAATATAGAAAGGGTATCCAATGTCATTTCTGCATAGATCAATTCAGTGATGATGATAGAAAAAGGTTTGAAGAAAGACAAAAACAAATCGATAGCTTAACGGTAAAAAATCATAGAATCCATAAGGACTAATTTTCAAAATCATGAAAGTTGAAGAATTAGAAAAAATAGCAGGTACATTTGGATTATTAATTAAAATTCAAGTTAGAGAAACTTTCGGGTTATGTTTCTTCAGAATCGTTATTGCAGAACAGAAAGATAACATCATTAAGATTTGGGCAGAAATGAAAGGTTGGACTTATTCAAATAAACAAGGGATACAGCTTGATACATTAAGAATCCTTAGTAAAGCTCCTGCTTTTGTTTCGGAATTAGTATGGGCAACAACTATGGCTTGGGCAATTGAAAAAAAATCAAGCAACAAAGCAAGACTTTTAGCTATTTATGATAGTGAAGGATATAGTAAAAAACTTGTAAGATATTTCAAGTTAATAGGATTCAAAATTGTAAAAGAAGTTGGTTCTAGCCCAGTAGATCTTTTATTAAGATTGGTTTGGGGAGGTGCAGGCACTCTCATGAAAGGGGAATGTAATTCCATATTAAAAAAACTTGAAAAGAAACTCTCTTCAATTGAAGAAAGTTAACCCGCATGATAACTACTTCGAACTAAGGGACCAGAAGATACTTTCTTGAATCCTAATTCCTTAGAGAAGCGATATAAATATTCAAACTCTGAAGGATCCCAATATTTCTTAACTGCCAAATGATTAAATGAGGGCCTTAAATATTGGCCAATTGTAATTTGATCACAATCTATTTTTTTAAGATCATAAATTGTATTTTTTATTTCATCCAATGTTTCCCCTAGACCCAACATAATGCCTGATTTAGTTTGAATGTGAGGAGCAATATCTTTTGACTTTTTTAGTAAACTAAGAGATTTTTTATAATTAGCACCTCTCCTAACTTCTTTTTGCAGCCTTTCAACAGTTTCAAGATTATGATTAAAGCATATTGGATCTTTTTCTAAAATCATCTTCAATCTCTTAGTCTGAAGTTTATTAGTTTCATCAAAATTTTTGCCCCCACCCCATAAATCAGGAGTTAAAACCTCTATTTTAATTGTTGAATCAATTTTTCTAATCTCATCTATTGTAGATATAAATAAATTTGCACCATGATCAGGGAGATCGTCTCTAGCTACAGATGTCAAAACAACATATTTCAAATTTAGTACCTTCACTGCTTCAG carries:
- the lipA gene encoding lipoyl synthase, whose translation is MIDNNLINKEKILRLPSWIKFPISKASEFEKIQTLIKKSNIHTICEEARCPNRAECYASGTATFLLGGSICSRSCAFCQVNKGKPSSIDIDECNKVAEAVKVLNLKYVVLTSVARDDLPDHGANLFISTIDEIRKIDSTIKIEVLTPDLWGGGKNFDETNKLQTKRLKMILEKDPICFNHNLETVERLQKEVRRGANYKKSLSLLKKSKDIAPHIQTKSGIMLGLGETLDEIKNTIYDLKKIDCDQITIGQYLRPSFNHLAVKKYWDPSEFEYLYRFSKELGFKKVSSGPLVRSSYHAG